One Mesoplodon densirostris isolate mMesDen1 chromosome X, mMesDen1 primary haplotype, whole genome shotgun sequence genomic region harbors:
- the TSR2 gene encoding pre-rRNA-processing protein TSR2 homolog isoform X1: protein MLRGRMMAGAAEDSRVLFGVAVRAALEAWPALQIAVENGFGGVHSQEKAEWLGGAVEEYFFRNADLELDEVEDFLGELMTNEFDTVVEDGSLPQVSQQLQTMFHHFQRGDRAALKEVASLITQRKCKVTATALTTARETDEEEDANSAEEMEVAATNDGAATDGVCPQPGPDSQTIKEEEIVEDGWTIVRRRK, encoded by the exons ATGCTCCGCGGCCGGATGATGGCGGGCGCTGCTGAAGATTCGCGAGTGCTCTTCGGGGTTGCTGTCCGCGCGGCGCTGGAGGCCTGGCCCGCCTTGCAG ATCGCTGTGGAGAACGGCTTCGGGGGTGTGCACAGCCAGGAGAAGGCTGAGTGGCTGGGGGGTGCAGTGGAGGAGTACTTCTTCCGCAATG CTGACTTGGAGCTAGATGAGGTGGAGGACTTCCTCGGGGAGCTAATGACAAACGAGTTTGATACGGTTGTGGAGGATGGGAGTCTGCCCCAG GTGAGCCAGCAGCTACAGACCATGTTCCACCACTTCCAGAGGGGTGATAGGGCTGCTCTGAAGGAGGTGGCCTCTCTCATCACCCAAAGAAAGTGCAAGGTCACAGCCACCGCACTGACGACAGCCAGAGAGactgatgaggaggaggatgcaAACAGCGCGGAGGAGATGGAG GTCGCAGCTACGAATGATGGGGCAGCTACAGATGGGGTCTGCCCCCAGCCTGGTCCAGACTCCCAGACTATTAAGGAAGAGGAGATAGTGGAGGATGGCTGGACCATTGTCCGGAGAAGGAAATGA
- the TSR2 gene encoding pre-rRNA-processing protein TSR2 homolog isoform X2, translating into MTNEFDTVVEDGSLPQVSQQLQTMFHHFQRGDRAALKEVASLITQRKCKVTATALTTARETDEEEDANSAEEMEVAATNDGAATDGVCPQPGPDSQTIKEEEIVEDGWTIVRRRK; encoded by the exons ATGACAAACGAGTTTGATACGGTTGTGGAGGATGGGAGTCTGCCCCAG GTGAGCCAGCAGCTACAGACCATGTTCCACCACTTCCAGAGGGGTGATAGGGCTGCTCTGAAGGAGGTGGCCTCTCTCATCACCCAAAGAAAGTGCAAGGTCACAGCCACCGCACTGACGACAGCCAGAGAGactgatgaggaggaggatgcaAACAGCGCGGAGGAGATGGAG GTCGCAGCTACGAATGATGGGGCAGCTACAGATGGGGTCTGCCCCCAGCCTGGTCCAGACTCCCAGACTATTAAGGAAGAGGAGATAGTGGAGGATGGCTGGACCATTGTCCGGAGAAGGAAATGA